Below is a window of Malus domestica chromosome 13, GDT2T_hap1 DNA.
AATATGAGAAGACAGATCAAGGGTACAGGAACCCATCTAGACATTGGTCTAAATCCAGTGAAACACCAATTTTTCTGTGGATCTTATCTGCAAGTACAGAAACAATAGTTTAAGCGAGaactacaaatattttacaaacaaaaaataacaacAAACAACTAtgtctatgtgtgtgtgttaaatgaaaacaaatatTCTATACTACACAAGCTAAATTATTTTGGCACGCACACtgttaggaaaaaaaatgaataaaaggaaaaaattcaacactttagatatatatattatctaaagggaattgttattgacactttaaaaatcttatttaacacttcaaattttttataattcgaaagaaaaatacatttgagaagtgtagaataagatttatGAATGCATGTTCATGGAGAATAATAAAATGAATTCTGTGAATTCTTTTTCTACAATCAATATAAAAGTCTGAATCCTTCTAATTTTGTGGATTACAACAACTACACTAATATTTGCATCATgcgttttaagtgttttttaaatttaaaaatatttttttctaaaaacattttccaaATAAATACTTATTCAACACCATTTTATTCTTATTATCAAAATTCTTATAATGATCAATTTGACTTAAAGAGCCCATATTTGAAAAATAATCATTTACTTTTATGGATGAAATTGTCCATTTGCATTCGAgtgatgtgatatgtttttattaaataattaatgatatgtTAAGATTTAATTAGAATAGTGATAtttacacacttatttttatcttttacacACCCATCATAATTTTTGGTTATTTGATCAAATGAACTGCAGAAGAtaaatgaacaaaaattaacaagaagatGTGAAAAACACTATCCTTTAACTAGTCTAAATCCACACACTGTATGTGagagctgttttttttttttttttgcatgggtTTGTGCAGTTAAGAAGAGAGACGTGAGGTAAAGATAGAGTGAAATTTATTTTAATGCCCATGTGaggaaagataaaaaataaaaataaaactcctttttgtttgaaatttattttaatgcccctgtgtttttttttatagttttgttaaattgtgaataaaagatcaaattgttttttttatttttttatgataaaGAGAGTTTTGTTAATAAATACTAATTTATATGCCCACATATAAAGTGCgtgtaaatttttttacttttgttttaaaattgaaggagataagaagagattgagagagagcGTGGGAGTGGGGAGAGTGGGAGAGaagttagttttttttattttaattttttattaaattagatATGATAAAATCATATGTAGATGAGACTTAAAGTTAaacaaaaaatagtaaaatttttatttatgaaattactGTCTTTAACTTTTTTGTTATGATAGAAGACAAAAATGTATTTTCATTCTCTTTTGATTAACAAAAAAGATTTCATTAATATGTATTTtaaataggggtgtgatattcacacaccctattttatttctcacatatctttttaattttcggtcgtcggatcggatgaattaaagaagatcaacagacaaaaattatcaagaggtgtgtgaaaagtaaaataaggtgtgtggatagcacacccctttaaaTAATATACATGACAACTAATAATCATACATACTCCATTTTATATTAGTttagataagaaaaaaaaagaactttaacgaaaagttcctggtacggttcattttaacgaaatcAAACTTGATGATGATAAATTTTTCAGTACGTCCAGAATAGGAGGTGGTACGTTATATGTCATTATAAAattagagaattttttttttaggtgtcctactgattatatttaataataTGGGGCGTACTGTGCTCAGAGTAcattaaaaatgttaaaaatgttcTCCTTGATTACATTTGGTCTGCTTATTTAGCACGAAAAGGATAGAACTTTGTGGAATTTTCTGTGGTATGCTACACGTGTTTAGGACTACGACaaaaaccatttttgacgtgaGTCCACCGTTTCAACTTTCTTGCATAATTTTCTTCGACATTTTCTACTCCACTAGGCACTGGTCGGAGTTTTTGGCTTCAAGTTTCATCACTCTGACCATCTAGCGCGATCTAGATAAATAGAGAATTTGTAGTGTGCTAAGAACACGGTTCAACGtattaaatattgtaatataaatAGTtggatatttaaatttttttcttctaactATTTGTATTATGAGAGTTAATAATATAGCGAGCTGCTTCTTGGCACACTTCCTAGATAACATTTTCGCAAGGTTTTAAAAGACGCTAAGTGCTAGTCGGGCCACGgactggggcctagcgcctaggtggctAGACGGAGCTTAGGCAAGTGCCTAGGTGGACTATgtgcatttaagtaaatctattgtatttcaggtaaataagtgtctgtttatacttaaaatatatataatttcatcataaactagaaaatagaatgacatatatattatgaagtaatggaacataatgaaaacatgaggagcaaacatataatgtgtgtttatttaagtgttcattaagtctcttacaatttattggaaacaataaaaaagaaaagttatctattttttatctaagtgagttgcaacctagacAGGTGTCTAGACGGGTCTGGGAGGGCTAGGCGGGTGCATAGGTAGTCTAGGAGGGCGCCTCAGCAGGTTTAGacatcatttcttaatttttaaacgcATATGCATTAATCAAGGTGGTGACCAGCCACCTAGCCGGCACTAGACGGGAATTTTTAGAATAGTAATTTTCGTAAAGAAAAGGTAAGCAAGGACGTCACGGTGGAACATGACCTGACATCATTTCAACAAAGAGTTTGATGGCTTCCTCATCACCCTTTCCGCTCTGCACATATCCATTGATAATTGCAGTCCATGACATAACATTATGGTTTGGCATCCGACCAAATACCTTCCTTGCATCATTCATCGATCCATCAGCTGCACACTTGGCATACATGTCCACCAAACAACACCCGACACAATGACCTAAAGCCAATCCAGACCGTATAACCCACGAATGCAATTGCTGGCCCAGTGAAAGTGATTCCAACTTTGTACACGCCGATATAACACCACTTAGTGCAAACTGGTCAGGCATGAACCCACTCAACAACATATCCACATACAAACCAATAGCCTCTCTGGGGAAACCCATCTGTGCAAACCTAGTAATCATCAAAGTCCACGTCACCGCATCCGTCTCAGGCATTTCCTCAAACACCTTATACGCTTCACCCAAATCTCCACCACCCTTCGCAAACATATCGATCAATGAACACCCAACACACACATCAGACCCAAGAAACCCACCCTTGATCACCGACCCAAAAATTATCTTCCCAATCCCAATATTCCGGGCATTCGAACACGCCCGAATCACAGATGCAAAGCAATACTCATTCGGGTAAAACCCATGTTCGAGCATGTCAAGAAACGTCGAGATCATGTTCTCGGCAAGAACGTTTCTTTATCGAGAACTGCTAAGGAAACTCTATCATATAAGTTAGTTGAAGCTTAGCAGACTTTCCGCAAGCAATAATGGAATAACCCGCCAGTGGGTTCATAATTTTATTGGCCGACCTAATTACTAACACTATAAAACTCCAAATCTCTCTTTTGTATTATCTGCATGTCACATCTTACATTAATTGGAACCGTTGGATTATAATGTAACTGCCATAATACTGCAGCTGGCACTGGCATGAAGTTTTTGGTTGAATGCTCATATATGATGGATGGGTTTCAACTTTCATTCCATGAAAGCAAAAGGAGTTCTGTTAGCTGCCTGATAAGTTGGCTGGAGATATTTGCGGGAATTTTGCTTCCTGGCCGCGCATGTATAATCCTTATCCATAGTAAACATATTAATAAGAGTAATATTATGAGTTCGTTAAAACAGAATTGATTCAGGGAATTGGAGACACAAAATAGAAAGTTGTTTGTGCCCATTAGCATGCATAATGCTTAACCATCAATTAATCGTTAACAGTACTATCATGAGCTTGTCAAAACAGAATTCTAGTAGACTACAGACATAAATAAATAGTTGTTTGCCCCAGCAGTATGCATAATGCTTATCTATTAACCGATTAAGATATTATTTTGAGTTTGTCAAAAAATGATTGAGTGGAATGGagacataaataaaaaattgtttgcGCCAGCAGCACGCTTATCCATCAACCCCTCAATATATAGGAGTATTATCATGAGTTTGTCATAACAAGATTCAATAGAATACAAACATAAATAAAAGGTTGTTTGCACTAGTAACATGCATAATGCATATCTATTAACCGATCAATTTATAAGAGTACTATCATGAGTTTGTCAAAACAAGATTCACTAGACTACAAACATAAATAGAAAGTTGTTTGCACCAGCAGCATGCATAATGCTTATCCATTAACCGATCAATATGAATGCTATAATGAGTTTGTCAAAACAAGATCCAGTAGACTACATACATAAATAAAAAGTTGTTTGCGTCCATATAAAACAATATGGTtgagaaagaggaagagagatgtATCTTGCATCTGTTGtgttctatttttttaattttttttttgagatttcTCCACATGAATCTAATTAATTGAAGGATATGGATTGCTATCCATCCACCGATCGGTACTATCATAAGTTATCCAAAATAAATCTAGAGGGCTACAGACATAACTAAAAAGTTGTTAAGAAATGGCGCCTAGACCTACTAAGGCTCCTATCTAGACTGCCTAGGCACCCACCTAGCCCGTCAGACCCGCCTAAGTTGTTACTCacttaaacagaaaataataactttcattttgcattttattttttccaataaattgtaagagacttgttgaatacttaaatgaacacacattatatgtttgttccccatgttttcattatgttccgaTAGCTCATAATATAtttgtcattctattttgtaggttatgatgaaattatatattttttaagtataaacagacacttacttacacgaaatataatatatttaattaaaccCGTCTAGTTAGcttaggcgcccgcctaggccCTGCCTAGCcatctaggcgctaggccccagcccgtCGCCCAACTAGCGCCTAACATCCTTTAGAACCTTGCCTACGACAATCTACATGAGTGATAATTTTCATCGACGTTGAAATACTACTTTGTCGTTTGTTTCCAAAGTTAGCCATATATAGCTAGATATTTAGATCACCAGAGCTTATATATGGTGGACAAAAGctccagaaaaataataacatatCATTGATAGAACCTCCAATGGCTATCATCACCTCCTTGTTCATATGCCTTccatttctccttcttctccctcTATTTCTTCTACTCCAAAAGCGGAAAAATGTCTATAAGAACCCACAGCAAAAGACCTTTCCACCAAGCCCCCCCAAGCTCCCCCTCATAGGCAACTTGCACCAACTCGGCACCCCACGTCACAAATCTCTCCACCAACTCTCCATAAAGTACGGACCAGTCATGCTCCTCCACCTCGGCCGTGTCCCCACCCTAGTCATCTCTTCCGCCGAAGCGGCCAAAGACGCATTAAAAACCAACGACCTCCACTGCTGCAGCAGACCCTCCTCGGCCGGAACCCGCAGGCTCACGTACAACTATCTTGACATGGCCTTTTCTCCCTATGGCGATTACTGGAgagagataagaaaaatatgcGTGCTCGAGCTTTTCAGCGTGAAGAGGGTCCAGTCATATAAATCAATCAGGGAAGAAGAAGTAGATGAAATGGTCAATTCAATCTCTGCCTCTTCATCTTCTGGTGCTCCTGTTAATCTTACGGAAAAGTTGCTTGCTCTCACGGCTAGTATTATTTTTAGGATTGGTTACGGGACAAGTTTCCGAGGGAGTAAATTTGAGCATAAAAATATTGATGAGTTCATTCAGGATACTGAGGTCATGCTCGGAGGGGTGTCCGGGGCTGACTGCTTTCCGTCTTGGATGGGGTGGGTTATCGATATGGTTTCCGGTGCGCACAAGGAGTTCGATAGGATTTCCAAGGAGTTGGATGGTTTTTTCCAGCAGGTGATTGATGATCATCTGAAACCTGGGAGGAGAGTTGACGACGAACGAGCTCATGAAGATATAGTTGACGTTCTGCTTAAGATAGTGAAGGAGCAAAGTGAGTTTGGAGCCTCTCATCTTGGTCACAACAACATCAAGGCAGTCCTCTTGGTAATTATTCTCTTAAAAGAACCTCTTGTGGTTATTAATTTTGTGttaatttgttatttgtttgagaattattttATATGCAGACAAAAGTTTGAACCCCTTTCCCCTTGGTGCCTTTCTATTTTTTGGAACCAACCATATTATCTATAAGGAAGCGAGGAAGTAGGCCGAGTCTCACAATAGACTAGTaattatttgattcaaattcgGCGTTGGCGATAATTGAATCTAAGACTTTTCATatacaagtgaaaaagaatataaCTAAACTTTAGTGTTAAGTGACTCCTTAATTAGTG
It encodes the following:
- the LOC103452391 gene encoding cytochrome P450 71B26-like, encoding MAIITSLFICLPFLLLLPLFLLLQKRKNVYKNPQQKTFPPSPPKLPLIGNLHQLGTPRHKSLHQLSIKYGPVMLLHLGRVPTLVISSAEAAKDALKTNDLHCCSRPSSAGTRRLTYNYLDMAFSPYGDYWREIRKICVLELFSVKRVQSYKSIREEEVDEMVNSISASSSSGAPVNLTEKLLALTASIIFRIGYGTSFRGSKFEHKNIDEFIQDTEVMLGGVSGADCFPSWMGWVIDMVSGAHKEFDRISKELDGFFQQVIDDHLKPGRRVDDERAHEDIVDVLLKIVKEQSEFGASHLGHNNIKAVLLNLFLGGIDTGTITMGWAMAELAKNPKLMKKAQEEVRKCIGNKGKITETDTDQLQYLKMVIKETLRLHPPAPMLLPRETISHCKIQGYNIEPKTTIYINDWAIARDPEVWRDPEKFIPERFEGSSVDYKGQHFEFLPFGTGRRVCPGIYMGTTTVELGLANLLYWFDWKLPDGMKEEDLDMEEASGSHSLTVAKRTPLNLVPVKFS